Proteins from one Puntigrus tetrazona isolate hp1 chromosome 10, ASM1883169v1, whole genome shotgun sequence genomic window:
- the supt20 gene encoding transcription factor SPT20 homolog isoform X1 yields the protein MQQVLEYALDRAEYIVESARQRPAKRRVSSSGRKSLYQKLYELYIEECEKEPELKKLRRNVNLLEKLVSQESVSCLVVNLYPGNEGYSLMLRGKNGSDSETIRLRYEETELLEYLDAEELPPILVDLLEKSQVNIFHCGCVIAEVRDYRQSGNAKMPTYQSRHILLRPTMQTLICDVHAMTSDHHKWTQDDKLQLESQLILATAEPLCLDPSISVSCTTNRLLYNKQKMNTRSMKRCFRRHSQAALNRQQEMMSHCPALPQLRLLDYLQRRKERKPAPSIDLKISKAGNCVDMWKQSSCQLTVPSEIDVENYAVAENSVKLDDTQPTVWPAQDVRDDYIFECEVGGQPQRTKVTIFQSMGDPLVYGKIYSAKDSKSEEDVTDLHLIHPPFLIGSKTDADRFLAQYKEVYERDVKCQVKMLHNSGSAGSQGQLSPSRENEADGFSALVQSSVLGKGVKHRPPPIKLPAGSACASSGNPYSTQASSSHLKCPTPPPTKNQSLSRKHSMELGLLSPAALSPMQRSGTPKPSTPTPTNTPCSTPHPADVQSATPSVTPTPQDPALPQQPTLLTPFAQQQMTLPVMTIPLPTSSTTSSQVMTNPAGLNFINVVGPVCSPQTLMSGSNPMLGCSPGTLASGIPLSGLLPSGGLMSGALPAMQPAAPSAGGPFGLNNSPGLRPLNLLQLPTGPLIFNSLQQQQLSQFSPQQQSSQSATSSPQQQGDAADPGLTAEQGLSAQQTAVINLTGVGGFMSPQAAVLSQLGCGLEGSGPSLPSPRLQQQHQPQIQLQFLQHQMQQQQMGMAVGAAAQAALPRQHSASQPKSKRKRSTPQPLPKS from the exons ATG CAACAAGTCTTAGAATATGCATTGGATCGGGCTGAG TACATTGTTGAAAGTGCTCGTCAGCGACCGGCGAAGAGACGAGTATCTTCGAGTGGAAGGAAATCCTTATATCAGAAACTCTATGAATTATACATTGAAGAGTGTGAAAAAGAACCAGAGTTGAAG AAACTGAGAAGAAATGTGAATCTACTAGAGAAGCTGGTCTCACAGGAGTCGGTCTCATGTCTGGTGGTCAACCTGTACCCTGGAAATGAAGGATACTCGCTTATGCTTAGAGGAAAAAATGGATCCG ATTCAGAAACGATCCGACTTCGCTACGAAGAAACAGAGTTGCTGGAGTACTTGGATGCTGAGGAGTTGCCACCCATCCTTGTAGACCTTCTAGAAAAATCACAG GTGAACATATTCCACTGTGGCTGTGTCATAGCTGAGGTCAGGGACTACCGACAGTCTGGAAATGCAAAGATGCCCACCTACCAGAGCCGGCACATCCTGCTGAGACCCACTATGCAG ACCCTGATCTGTGACGTTCATGCGATGACAAGTGATCACCACAAGTGGACACAG GatgataaacttcagctggaGAGTCAGCTGATTCTGGCCACAGCAGAGCCTCTGTGTCTGGACCCCTCCATCTCTGTCAGCTGCACCACCAACCGTCTGCTCTACAACAAACAGAAGATGAACACGCGATCCATGAAACG GTGTTTCAGGAGGCATTCTCAAGCAGCTCTGAACCGACAGCAGGAGATGATGAGCCACTGCCCTGCACTGCCACAGCTCAGACTCCTGGACTACCTGCAGAGGAGGAAAGAGAGGAAACCTGCTCCTTCCATAGACCTTAAGATCTCCAAAGCTGGAAAT TGTGTGGACATGTGGAAACAGAGCAGTTGTCAGCTGACCGTCCCGTCAGAAATTGAT GTGGAAAATTATGCAGTGGCAGAGAACTCTGTCAAACTAGATGACACTCAGCCCACTGTGTGGCCTGCGCAG GATGTGAGGGACGACTACATTTTCGAGTGTGAGGTAGGAGGTCAGCCTCAAAGAACAAAAGTCACTATCTTCCAGTCTATGGGGGACCCGCTGGTGTATGGGAAAATCTACAGCGCCAAAGACTCCAAATCAGAGGAGGATGTCACAGACCTACACCTCATTCATCCACC ATTCCTCATAGGTTCAAAAACAGATGCTGATCG GTTCCTGGCGCAGTATAAGGAGGTGTATGAACGAGACGTGAAGTGTCAGGTGAAGATGTTGCACAACTCAGGCAGCGCAGGGTCCCAAGGCCAGCTCTCCCCCTCCAGGGAAAACGAG GCTGATGGATTCTCAGCTCTGGTCCAGTCTTCGGTTTTAGGAAAGGGCGTCAAACACAGACCTCCTCCTATCAAACTGCCAGCCGGCTCAGCCTGCGCCTCCTCAG gtAACCCGTACAGTACACAGGCGTCAAGCAGCCATCTCAAGTGCCCAACCCCTCCACCCACAAAGAATCAGTCGCTCTCCCGGAAACACTCCATGGAGCTTGGCCTGCTGTCGCCTGCTGCTCTCTCGCCCATGCAGA GATCAGGTACTCCAAAGCCCtccacccccacccccaccAACACGCCGTGTTCGACGCCCCACCCTGCCGATGTTCAGAGTGCCACGCCTTCAGTAACGCCCACCCCTCAGGACCCCGCCCTTCCACAGCAGCCAACCCTGCTTACCCCCTTTGCCCAACAGCAGATGACCCTGCCTGTCATGACTATTCCCCTGCCCACGTCCAGCACCACATCCTCACAGGTCATGACAAACCCTGCAGGGCTCAACTTCATCAACGTGGTGGGCCCGGTTTG CAGTCCACAGACTCTGATGAGCGGATCTAACCCAATGCTGGGTTGTAGTCCTGGTACTCTAGCGTCTGGTATTCCCTTGAGTGGGCTTTTGCCCTCTGGTGGTCTTATGTCTGGAGCTCTTCCTGCCATGCAGCCTGCAGCCCCATCAG CAGGTGGGCCTTTTGGGCTGAACAACAGCCCTGGACTGCGACCGCTTAACCTTCTTCAG CTCCCAACAGGACCACTGATTTTTAATTCTCTACAGCAGCAGCAGTTGTCTCAGTTCTCCCCTCAGCAGCAAAGCAGTCAGTCGGCCACATCCAGCCCCCAGCAGCAGGGGGATGCG GCTGATCCGGGTCTGACAGCAGAACAGGGTCTGTCTGCACAACAGACGGCGGTCATCAATCTCACTGGAGTGGGGGGATTCATGTCTCCTCAGGCAGCAG TGCTGTCCCAGCTGGGTTGTGGTCTGGAGGGGTCCGGGCCAAGCCTACCGTCCCCGAGGCTCCAGCAACAGCACCAGCCACAGATCCAA TTGCAATTCTTGCAGCACCAAATGCAACAGCAGCAAATGGGTATGGCAGTGGGGGCGGCAGCACAGGCAGCGCTGCCACGGCAACATTCCGCCAGCCAGCCAAAAAGTAAGAGGAAACGCAGCACGCCACAGCCCCTCCCCAAATCATGA
- the supt20 gene encoding transcription factor SPT20 homolog isoform X3 has translation MQQVLEYALDRAEYIVESARQRPAKRRVSSSGRKSLYQKLYELYIEECEKEPELKKLRRNVNLLEKLVSQESVSCLVVNLYPGNEGYSLMLRGKNGSDSETIRLRYEETELLEYLDAEELPPILVDLLEKSQVNIFHCGCVIAEVRDYRQSGNAKMPTYQSRHILLRPTMQTLICDVHAMTSDHHKWTQDDKLQLESQLILATAEPLCLDPSISVSCTTNRLLYNKQKMNTRSMKRCFRRHSQAALNRQQEMMSHCPALPQLRLLDYLQRRKERKPAPSIDLKISKAGNCVDMWKQSSCQLTVPSEIDVENYAVAENSVKLDDTQPTVWPAQDVRDDYIFECEVGGQPQRTKVTIFQSMGDPLVYGKIYSAKDSKSEEDVTDLHLIHPPFLIGSKTDADRFLAQYKEVYERDVKCQVKMLHNSGSAGSQGQLSPSRENEADGFSALVQSSVLGKGVKHRPPPIKLPAGSACASSGNPYSTQASSSHLKCPTPPPTKNQSLSRKHSMELGLLSPAALSPMQRSGTPKPSTPTPTNTPCSTPHPADVQSATPSVTPTPQDPALPQQPTLLTPFAQQQMTLPVMTIPLPTSSTTSSQVMTNPAGLNFINVVGPVCSPQTLMSGSNPMLGCSPGTLASGIPLSGLLPSGGLMSGALPAMQPAAPSAGGPFGLNNSPGLRPLNLLQQQQLSQFSPQQQSSQSATSSPQQQGDAADPGLTAEQGLSAQQTAVINLTGVGGFMSPQAAVLSQLGCGLEGSGPSLPSPRLQQQHQPQIQLQFLQHQMQQQQMGMAVGAAAQAALPRQHSASQPKSKRKRSTPQPLPKS, from the exons ATG CAACAAGTCTTAGAATATGCATTGGATCGGGCTGAG TACATTGTTGAAAGTGCTCGTCAGCGACCGGCGAAGAGACGAGTATCTTCGAGTGGAAGGAAATCCTTATATCAGAAACTCTATGAATTATACATTGAAGAGTGTGAAAAAGAACCAGAGTTGAAG AAACTGAGAAGAAATGTGAATCTACTAGAGAAGCTGGTCTCACAGGAGTCGGTCTCATGTCTGGTGGTCAACCTGTACCCTGGAAATGAAGGATACTCGCTTATGCTTAGAGGAAAAAATGGATCCG ATTCAGAAACGATCCGACTTCGCTACGAAGAAACAGAGTTGCTGGAGTACTTGGATGCTGAGGAGTTGCCACCCATCCTTGTAGACCTTCTAGAAAAATCACAG GTGAACATATTCCACTGTGGCTGTGTCATAGCTGAGGTCAGGGACTACCGACAGTCTGGAAATGCAAAGATGCCCACCTACCAGAGCCGGCACATCCTGCTGAGACCCACTATGCAG ACCCTGATCTGTGACGTTCATGCGATGACAAGTGATCACCACAAGTGGACACAG GatgataaacttcagctggaGAGTCAGCTGATTCTGGCCACAGCAGAGCCTCTGTGTCTGGACCCCTCCATCTCTGTCAGCTGCACCACCAACCGTCTGCTCTACAACAAACAGAAGATGAACACGCGATCCATGAAACG GTGTTTCAGGAGGCATTCTCAAGCAGCTCTGAACCGACAGCAGGAGATGATGAGCCACTGCCCTGCACTGCCACAGCTCAGACTCCTGGACTACCTGCAGAGGAGGAAAGAGAGGAAACCTGCTCCTTCCATAGACCTTAAGATCTCCAAAGCTGGAAAT TGTGTGGACATGTGGAAACAGAGCAGTTGTCAGCTGACCGTCCCGTCAGAAATTGAT GTGGAAAATTATGCAGTGGCAGAGAACTCTGTCAAACTAGATGACACTCAGCCCACTGTGTGGCCTGCGCAG GATGTGAGGGACGACTACATTTTCGAGTGTGAGGTAGGAGGTCAGCCTCAAAGAACAAAAGTCACTATCTTCCAGTCTATGGGGGACCCGCTGGTGTATGGGAAAATCTACAGCGCCAAAGACTCCAAATCAGAGGAGGATGTCACAGACCTACACCTCATTCATCCACC ATTCCTCATAGGTTCAAAAACAGATGCTGATCG GTTCCTGGCGCAGTATAAGGAGGTGTATGAACGAGACGTGAAGTGTCAGGTGAAGATGTTGCACAACTCAGGCAGCGCAGGGTCCCAAGGCCAGCTCTCCCCCTCCAGGGAAAACGAG GCTGATGGATTCTCAGCTCTGGTCCAGTCTTCGGTTTTAGGAAAGGGCGTCAAACACAGACCTCCTCCTATCAAACTGCCAGCCGGCTCAGCCTGCGCCTCCTCAG gtAACCCGTACAGTACACAGGCGTCAAGCAGCCATCTCAAGTGCCCAACCCCTCCACCCACAAAGAATCAGTCGCTCTCCCGGAAACACTCCATGGAGCTTGGCCTGCTGTCGCCTGCTGCTCTCTCGCCCATGCAGA GATCAGGTACTCCAAAGCCCtccacccccacccccaccAACACGCCGTGTTCGACGCCCCACCCTGCCGATGTTCAGAGTGCCACGCCTTCAGTAACGCCCACCCCTCAGGACCCCGCCCTTCCACAGCAGCCAACCCTGCTTACCCCCTTTGCCCAACAGCAGATGACCCTGCCTGTCATGACTATTCCCCTGCCCACGTCCAGCACCACATCCTCACAGGTCATGACAAACCCTGCAGGGCTCAACTTCATCAACGTGGTGGGCCCGGTTTG CAGTCCACAGACTCTGATGAGCGGATCTAACCCAATGCTGGGTTGTAGTCCTGGTACTCTAGCGTCTGGTATTCCCTTGAGTGGGCTTTTGCCCTCTGGTGGTCTTATGTCTGGAGCTCTTCCTGCCATGCAGCCTGCAGCCCCATCAG CAGGTGGGCCTTTTGGGCTGAACAACAGCCCTGGACTGCGACCGCTTAACCTTCTTCAG CAGCAGCAGTTGTCTCAGTTCTCCCCTCAGCAGCAAAGCAGTCAGTCGGCCACATCCAGCCCCCAGCAGCAGGGGGATGCG GCTGATCCGGGTCTGACAGCAGAACAGGGTCTGTCTGCACAACAGACGGCGGTCATCAATCTCACTGGAGTGGGGGGATTCATGTCTCCTCAGGCAGCAG TGCTGTCCCAGCTGGGTTGTGGTCTGGAGGGGTCCGGGCCAAGCCTACCGTCCCCGAGGCTCCAGCAACAGCACCAGCCACAGATCCAA TTGCAATTCTTGCAGCACCAAATGCAACAGCAGCAAATGGGTATGGCAGTGGGGGCGGCAGCACAGGCAGCGCTGCCACGGCAACATTCCGCCAGCCAGCCAAAAAGTAAGAGGAAACGCAGCACGCCACAGCCCCTCCCCAAATCATGA
- the supt20 gene encoding transcription factor SPT20 homolog isoform X4 — protein sequence MQQVLEYALDRAEYIVESARQRPAKRRVSSSGRKSLYQKLYELYIEECEKEPELKKLRRNVNLLEKLVSQESVSCLVVNLYPGNEGYSLMLRGKNGSDSETIRLRYEETELLEYLDAEELPPILVDLLEKSQVNIFHCGCVIAEVRDYRQSGNAKMPTYQSRHILLRPTMQTLICDVHAMTSDHHKWTQDDKLQLESQLILATAEPLCLDPSISVSCTTNRLLYNKQKMNTRSMKRCFRRHSQAALNRQQEMMSHCPALPQLRLLDYLQRRKERKPAPSIDLKISKAGNCVDMWKQSSCQLTVPSEIDVENYAVAENSVKLDDTQPTVWPAQDVRDDYIFECEVGGQPQRTKVTIFQSMGDPLVYGKIYSAKDSKSEEDVTDLHLIHPPFLIGSKTDADRFLAQYKEVYERDVKCQVKMLHNSGSAGSQGQLSPSRENEADGFSALVQSSVLGKGVKHRPPPIKLPAGSACASSGNPYSTQASSSHLKCPTPPPTKNQSLSRKHSMELGLLSPAALSPMQRSGTPKPSTPTPTNTPCSTPHPADVQSATPSVTPTPQDPALPQQPTLLTPFAQQQMTLPVMTIPLPTSSTTSSQVMTNPAGLNFINVVGPVCSPQTLMSGSNPMLGCSPGTLASGIPLSGLLPSGGLMSGALPAMQPAAPSGGPFGLNNSPGLRPLNLLQQQQLSQFSPQQQSSQSATSSPQQQGDAADPGLTAEQGLSAQQTAVINLTGVGGFMSPQAAVLSQLGCGLEGSGPSLPSPRLQQQHQPQIQLQFLQHQMQQQQMGMAVGAAAQAALPRQHSASQPKSKRKRSTPQPLPKS from the exons ATG CAACAAGTCTTAGAATATGCATTGGATCGGGCTGAG TACATTGTTGAAAGTGCTCGTCAGCGACCGGCGAAGAGACGAGTATCTTCGAGTGGAAGGAAATCCTTATATCAGAAACTCTATGAATTATACATTGAAGAGTGTGAAAAAGAACCAGAGTTGAAG AAACTGAGAAGAAATGTGAATCTACTAGAGAAGCTGGTCTCACAGGAGTCGGTCTCATGTCTGGTGGTCAACCTGTACCCTGGAAATGAAGGATACTCGCTTATGCTTAGAGGAAAAAATGGATCCG ATTCAGAAACGATCCGACTTCGCTACGAAGAAACAGAGTTGCTGGAGTACTTGGATGCTGAGGAGTTGCCACCCATCCTTGTAGACCTTCTAGAAAAATCACAG GTGAACATATTCCACTGTGGCTGTGTCATAGCTGAGGTCAGGGACTACCGACAGTCTGGAAATGCAAAGATGCCCACCTACCAGAGCCGGCACATCCTGCTGAGACCCACTATGCAG ACCCTGATCTGTGACGTTCATGCGATGACAAGTGATCACCACAAGTGGACACAG GatgataaacttcagctggaGAGTCAGCTGATTCTGGCCACAGCAGAGCCTCTGTGTCTGGACCCCTCCATCTCTGTCAGCTGCACCACCAACCGTCTGCTCTACAACAAACAGAAGATGAACACGCGATCCATGAAACG GTGTTTCAGGAGGCATTCTCAAGCAGCTCTGAACCGACAGCAGGAGATGATGAGCCACTGCCCTGCACTGCCACAGCTCAGACTCCTGGACTACCTGCAGAGGAGGAAAGAGAGGAAACCTGCTCCTTCCATAGACCTTAAGATCTCCAAAGCTGGAAAT TGTGTGGACATGTGGAAACAGAGCAGTTGTCAGCTGACCGTCCCGTCAGAAATTGAT GTGGAAAATTATGCAGTGGCAGAGAACTCTGTCAAACTAGATGACACTCAGCCCACTGTGTGGCCTGCGCAG GATGTGAGGGACGACTACATTTTCGAGTGTGAGGTAGGAGGTCAGCCTCAAAGAACAAAAGTCACTATCTTCCAGTCTATGGGGGACCCGCTGGTGTATGGGAAAATCTACAGCGCCAAAGACTCCAAATCAGAGGAGGATGTCACAGACCTACACCTCATTCATCCACC ATTCCTCATAGGTTCAAAAACAGATGCTGATCG GTTCCTGGCGCAGTATAAGGAGGTGTATGAACGAGACGTGAAGTGTCAGGTGAAGATGTTGCACAACTCAGGCAGCGCAGGGTCCCAAGGCCAGCTCTCCCCCTCCAGGGAAAACGAG GCTGATGGATTCTCAGCTCTGGTCCAGTCTTCGGTTTTAGGAAAGGGCGTCAAACACAGACCTCCTCCTATCAAACTGCCAGCCGGCTCAGCCTGCGCCTCCTCAG gtAACCCGTACAGTACACAGGCGTCAAGCAGCCATCTCAAGTGCCCAACCCCTCCACCCACAAAGAATCAGTCGCTCTCCCGGAAACACTCCATGGAGCTTGGCCTGCTGTCGCCTGCTGCTCTCTCGCCCATGCAGA GATCAGGTACTCCAAAGCCCtccacccccacccccaccAACACGCCGTGTTCGACGCCCCACCCTGCCGATGTTCAGAGTGCCACGCCTTCAGTAACGCCCACCCCTCAGGACCCCGCCCTTCCACAGCAGCCAACCCTGCTTACCCCCTTTGCCCAACAGCAGATGACCCTGCCTGTCATGACTATTCCCCTGCCCACGTCCAGCACCACATCCTCACAGGTCATGACAAACCCTGCAGGGCTCAACTTCATCAACGTGGTGGGCCCGGTTTG CAGTCCACAGACTCTGATGAGCGGATCTAACCCAATGCTGGGTTGTAGTCCTGGTACTCTAGCGTCTGGTATTCCCTTGAGTGGGCTTTTGCCCTCTGGTGGTCTTATGTCTGGAGCTCTTCCTGCCATGCAGCCTGCAGCCCCATCAG GTGGGCCTTTTGGGCTGAACAACAGCCCTGGACTGCGACCGCTTAACCTTCTTCAG CAGCAGCAGTTGTCTCAGTTCTCCCCTCAGCAGCAAAGCAGTCAGTCGGCCACATCCAGCCCCCAGCAGCAGGGGGATGCG GCTGATCCGGGTCTGACAGCAGAACAGGGTCTGTCTGCACAACAGACGGCGGTCATCAATCTCACTGGAGTGGGGGGATTCATGTCTCCTCAGGCAGCAG TGCTGTCCCAGCTGGGTTGTGGTCTGGAGGGGTCCGGGCCAAGCCTACCGTCCCCGAGGCTCCAGCAACAGCACCAGCCACAGATCCAA TTGCAATTCTTGCAGCACCAAATGCAACAGCAGCAAATGGGTATGGCAGTGGGGGCGGCAGCACAGGCAGCGCTGCCACGGCAACATTCCGCCAGCCAGCCAAAAAGTAAGAGGAAACGCAGCACGCCACAGCCCCTCCCCAAATCATGA
- the supt20 gene encoding transcription factor SPT20 homolog isoform X2, with translation MQQVLEYALDRAEYIVESARQRPAKRRVSSSGRKSLYQKLYELYIEECEKEPELKKLRRNVNLLEKLVSQESVSCLVVNLYPGNEGYSLMLRGKNGSDSETIRLRYEETELLEYLDAEELPPILVDLLEKSQVNIFHCGCVIAEVRDYRQSGNAKMPTYQSRHILLRPTMQTLICDVHAMTSDHHKWTQDDKLQLESQLILATAEPLCLDPSISVSCTTNRLLYNKQKMNTRSMKRCFRRHSQAALNRQQEMMSHCPALPQLRLLDYLQRRKERKPAPSIDLKISKAGNCVDMWKQSSCQLTVPSEIDVENYAVAENSVKLDDTQPTVWPAQDVRDDYIFECEVGGQPQRTKVTIFQSMGDPLVYGKIYSAKDSKSEEDVTDLHLIHPPFLIGSKTDADRFLAQYKEVYERDVKCQVKMLHNSGSAGSQGQLSPSRENEADGFSALVQSSVLGKGVKHRPPPIKLPAGSACASSGNPYSTQASSSHLKCPTPPPTKNQSLSRKHSMELGLLSPAALSPMQRSGTPKPSTPTPTNTPCSTPHPADVQSATPSVTPTPQDPALPQQPTLLTPFAQQQMTLPVMTIPLPTSSTTSSQVMTNPAGLNFINVVGPVCSPQTLMSGSNPMLGCSPGTLASGIPLSGLLPSGGLMSGALPAMQPAAPSGGPFGLNNSPGLRPLNLLQLPTGPLIFNSLQQQQLSQFSPQQQSSQSATSSPQQQGDAADPGLTAEQGLSAQQTAVINLTGVGGFMSPQAAVLSQLGCGLEGSGPSLPSPRLQQQHQPQIQLQFLQHQMQQQQMGMAVGAAAQAALPRQHSASQPKSKRKRSTPQPLPKS, from the exons ATG CAACAAGTCTTAGAATATGCATTGGATCGGGCTGAG TACATTGTTGAAAGTGCTCGTCAGCGACCGGCGAAGAGACGAGTATCTTCGAGTGGAAGGAAATCCTTATATCAGAAACTCTATGAATTATACATTGAAGAGTGTGAAAAAGAACCAGAGTTGAAG AAACTGAGAAGAAATGTGAATCTACTAGAGAAGCTGGTCTCACAGGAGTCGGTCTCATGTCTGGTGGTCAACCTGTACCCTGGAAATGAAGGATACTCGCTTATGCTTAGAGGAAAAAATGGATCCG ATTCAGAAACGATCCGACTTCGCTACGAAGAAACAGAGTTGCTGGAGTACTTGGATGCTGAGGAGTTGCCACCCATCCTTGTAGACCTTCTAGAAAAATCACAG GTGAACATATTCCACTGTGGCTGTGTCATAGCTGAGGTCAGGGACTACCGACAGTCTGGAAATGCAAAGATGCCCACCTACCAGAGCCGGCACATCCTGCTGAGACCCACTATGCAG ACCCTGATCTGTGACGTTCATGCGATGACAAGTGATCACCACAAGTGGACACAG GatgataaacttcagctggaGAGTCAGCTGATTCTGGCCACAGCAGAGCCTCTGTGTCTGGACCCCTCCATCTCTGTCAGCTGCACCACCAACCGTCTGCTCTACAACAAACAGAAGATGAACACGCGATCCATGAAACG GTGTTTCAGGAGGCATTCTCAAGCAGCTCTGAACCGACAGCAGGAGATGATGAGCCACTGCCCTGCACTGCCACAGCTCAGACTCCTGGACTACCTGCAGAGGAGGAAAGAGAGGAAACCTGCTCCTTCCATAGACCTTAAGATCTCCAAAGCTGGAAAT TGTGTGGACATGTGGAAACAGAGCAGTTGTCAGCTGACCGTCCCGTCAGAAATTGAT GTGGAAAATTATGCAGTGGCAGAGAACTCTGTCAAACTAGATGACACTCAGCCCACTGTGTGGCCTGCGCAG GATGTGAGGGACGACTACATTTTCGAGTGTGAGGTAGGAGGTCAGCCTCAAAGAACAAAAGTCACTATCTTCCAGTCTATGGGGGACCCGCTGGTGTATGGGAAAATCTACAGCGCCAAAGACTCCAAATCAGAGGAGGATGTCACAGACCTACACCTCATTCATCCACC ATTCCTCATAGGTTCAAAAACAGATGCTGATCG GTTCCTGGCGCAGTATAAGGAGGTGTATGAACGAGACGTGAAGTGTCAGGTGAAGATGTTGCACAACTCAGGCAGCGCAGGGTCCCAAGGCCAGCTCTCCCCCTCCAGGGAAAACGAG GCTGATGGATTCTCAGCTCTGGTCCAGTCTTCGGTTTTAGGAAAGGGCGTCAAACACAGACCTCCTCCTATCAAACTGCCAGCCGGCTCAGCCTGCGCCTCCTCAG gtAACCCGTACAGTACACAGGCGTCAAGCAGCCATCTCAAGTGCCCAACCCCTCCACCCACAAAGAATCAGTCGCTCTCCCGGAAACACTCCATGGAGCTTGGCCTGCTGTCGCCTGCTGCTCTCTCGCCCATGCAGA GATCAGGTACTCCAAAGCCCtccacccccacccccaccAACACGCCGTGTTCGACGCCCCACCCTGCCGATGTTCAGAGTGCCACGCCTTCAGTAACGCCCACCCCTCAGGACCCCGCCCTTCCACAGCAGCCAACCCTGCTTACCCCCTTTGCCCAACAGCAGATGACCCTGCCTGTCATGACTATTCCCCTGCCCACGTCCAGCACCACATCCTCACAGGTCATGACAAACCCTGCAGGGCTCAACTTCATCAACGTGGTGGGCCCGGTTTG CAGTCCACAGACTCTGATGAGCGGATCTAACCCAATGCTGGGTTGTAGTCCTGGTACTCTAGCGTCTGGTATTCCCTTGAGTGGGCTTTTGCCCTCTGGTGGTCTTATGTCTGGAGCTCTTCCTGCCATGCAGCCTGCAGCCCCATCAG GTGGGCCTTTTGGGCTGAACAACAGCCCTGGACTGCGACCGCTTAACCTTCTTCAG CTCCCAACAGGACCACTGATTTTTAATTCTCTACAGCAGCAGCAGTTGTCTCAGTTCTCCCCTCAGCAGCAAAGCAGTCAGTCGGCCACATCCAGCCCCCAGCAGCAGGGGGATGCG GCTGATCCGGGTCTGACAGCAGAACAGGGTCTGTCTGCACAACAGACGGCGGTCATCAATCTCACTGGAGTGGGGGGATTCATGTCTCCTCAGGCAGCAG TGCTGTCCCAGCTGGGTTGTGGTCTGGAGGGGTCCGGGCCAAGCCTACCGTCCCCGAGGCTCCAGCAACAGCACCAGCCACAGATCCAA TTGCAATTCTTGCAGCACCAAATGCAACAGCAGCAAATGGGTATGGCAGTGGGGGCGGCAGCACAGGCAGCGCTGCCACGGCAACATTCCGCCAGCCAGCCAAAAAGTAAGAGGAAACGCAGCACGCCACAGCCCCTCCCCAAATCATGA